Proteins encoded in a region of the Methanomassiliicoccales archaeon genome:
- a CDS encoding putative zinc-binding protein: MSQDKGACLCGGAVLIYPCSGGSNVGQIANEVAKRLATEGKARMACIAGIGGHVSGIVKSAENAEFTIVVDGCQLACGKKSFEHHGLVPTKHVVITDLGIKKSYDLNAFVEKDIEHVSKHVISLLPMPSRAISISRNTE, encoded by the coding sequence ATGTCTCAAGATAAGGGTGCGTGTCTCTGTGGTGGTGCAGTCCTTATTTATCCTTGTTCAGGCGGGTCGAATGTCGGACAGATTGCGAACGAGGTGGCCAAAAGATTAGCGACCGAGGGAAAGGCCCGAATGGCATGCATTGCTGGCATTGGAGGGCACGTGAGTGGAATAGTAAAATCCGCAGAAAATGCAGAATTCACTATTGTTGTTGATGGGTGTCAATTAGCGTGTGGGAAGAAATCCTTTGAGCATCATGGGTTAGTGCCAACGAAACATGTAGTGATTACGGATCTTGGGATAAAGAAATCATACGATCTAAACGCCTTTGTAGAGAAGGATATTGAACATGTTTCAAAACATGTTATTAGTCTGCTTCCAATGCCATCAAGAGCAATTTCAATATCCCGGAACACTGAGTGA
- a CDS encoding putative zinc-binding protein, with the protein MQETLKKAHKKILLISCSGASNTGTMSDHAVRELVLEHLDDYQLLCLPALGLRRKTALENLKSADFVVVLDGCSMKCASEILQKRERSPDVSIELTKDCGIKKNMTPDFNKKEVERIKRRVIEEIERRWYDKIIV; encoded by the coding sequence ATGCAAGAAACTCTAAAAAAAGCCCATAAGAAGATTTTACTCATAAGCTGCAGTGGTGCATCGAATACGGGCACGATGTCTGATCATGCAGTTAGAGAACTTGTTCTTGAGCACCTGGATGATTATCAACTCCTCTGCTTACCTGCGCTCGGTCTTAGAAGAAAAACGGCACTTGAAAATTTGAAGAGCGCTGATTTTGTAGTTGTTTTAGATGGATGCTCGATGAAATGCGCTTCGGAAATATTGCAAAAAAGAGAACGATCACCTGATGTATCGATCGAACTAACAAAAGACTGCGGAATTAAAAAGAACATGACGCCGGATTTCAATAAGAAAGAAGTTGAGAGAATAAAGAGAAGAGTAATTGAGGAAATTGAAAGGCGATGGTATGACAAAATTATTGTTTGA
- a CDS encoding cysteine desulfurase family protein, producing MNKVITKEGLTMIKRVYFDNSATTRMDDRVLEAMFPFFCEKFGNPSSLHSYGRDADDAIEEAREIISESLGATSREIVFTSSGTESDNLAIKGVAFANRKQGNHIITSSIEHHAVLHTCQYLESCGFRITYLPVGNNGLVCEEHLKEAIDRETILVSIMAANNEIGTIQKIRAFGEIAHDYGALFHTDAVQAFLKIPLNVQRDEFDLLSISSHKIHGPKGVGALMVKKGVKIEPLLHGGGHERGLRSSTENVSGIVGFGKAVEIGLESMSADVEKMKSMRERIIEGVLSEVSGSHLNGHRYKRLCNNVNLRFDFTEGEALVLELDAKGIATSTGSACSTRDPRPSHVLIACGLRPEEARSSLRVSLSRMNTHDEVDYFLEVMPEVVEKVRMVSHAK from the coding sequence ATGAATAAAGTCATTACAAAAGAGGGACTAACCATGATCAAAAGGGTTTACTTCGACAACAGTGCAACGACTAGAATGGATGATAGGGTACTAGAGGCAATGTTTCCATTTTTTTGCGAAAAGTTCGGAAACCCCTCAAGTTTGCATTCTTACGGTAGAGATGCGGATGATGCGATTGAGGAAGCTAGAGAGATCATCAGTGAGTCACTAGGAGCCACGTCGAGGGAGATAGTATTCACATCAAGTGGCACTGAATCGGACAATCTCGCAATAAAAGGGGTGGCTTTTGCTAATCGAAAACAAGGAAATCATATCATCACGAGTTCAATTGAACATCATGCCGTGCTACATACATGTCAGTACTTGGAATCGTGTGGGTTCAGAATAACATATCTTCCAGTTGGCAATAATGGGTTAGTCTGTGAAGAGCACCTGAAAGAAGCAATTGATCGTGAGACGATTCTTGTTTCAATAATGGCAGCTAATAATGAAATTGGCACTATTCAGAAAATTAGAGCTTTTGGAGAAATAGCGCACGACTATGGTGCGCTTTTTCATACAGATGCAGTTCAAGCTTTCCTGAAGATTCCATTAAACGTCCAAAGGGATGAATTTGACCTCCTTTCGATCTCTTCACACAAGATTCATGGTCCGAAGGGGGTAGGAGCGCTCATGGTCAAGAAGGGTGTGAAAATAGAGCCACTACTTCATGGAGGAGGCCATGAAAGGGGTTTGCGTTCATCCACTGAAAACGTAAGCGGCATTGTTGGGTTTGGTAAAGCCGTAGAAATAGGACTAGAAAGCATGAGCGCTGATGTAGAAAAAATGAAATCAATGAGAGAACGCATTATAGAAGGGGTTCTTTCTGAAGTCAGCGGCTCACATCTGAACGGTCACAGGTACAAGAGATTGTGCAATAATGTCAATCTGAGATTTGATTTCACTGAGGGTGAAGCACTAGTATTAGAACTGGATGCGAAAGGGATTGCGACCTCAACAGGATCAGCGTGTTCTACAAGAGATCCTCGCCCTTCACATGTACTCATCGCGTGCGGATTGAGACCTGAAGAAGCAAGATCTTCTCTTAGAGTAAGTCTAAGTAGGATGAATACCCACGACGAAGTTGATTACTTCCTTGAAGTCATGCCAGAAGTTGTTGAAAAAGTGCGTATGGTTTCACACGCAAAATAG